A DNA window from Hemibagrus wyckioides isolate EC202008001 linkage group LG11, SWU_Hwy_1.0, whole genome shotgun sequence contains the following coding sequences:
- the LOC131361219 gene encoding kinesin heavy chain-like isoform X1 encodes MAQECGVRVLCRFRPLNESEVKRGSKHIRYGGSDTVVVSGKPYMFDQVFPPNTTQEQVYESCAKDTVRDVLSGYNGTIFTYGQTSSGKTHTMEGRLHDPQMMGIIPRIAHDIFDHIYSMQENLEFHIKVSYFEIYLEKIRDLLDVSKTNLAVHENKNRVPYVKGCTERFVSSPEEMMEVIDDGKANRHVAVTNMNEHSSRSHSIFLINIKQEHLDTAHKLTGKLYLVDLAGSEKVSKTGAAGTVLDEARMINKSLSALGNVISALAEGTKTHVPYRDSKMTRILQDSLGGNCRTTIIICCSPSFSNEAETRSTLLFGQRAKSIRNTVCVNLELTAEEWKKKYDKEKQKGVDMRELVEKLQTELHHWRIGVCIPVMEQLSDKKQEVPCEHTAIARNGLAADVLESVQYEENINNLYKLLDDKDEEINLQTQLVEKMRLQLEVQEEILASSQQDCARVQGELCSLQRDNQEMRGEVREVLGALEELALKCDEKSREVSSLTLTDHRLSEQLVVKNEMLEATQSEIEELQELDAVQKRRTVDVLRVLLRDLGDMGTTICVQEIKMVCEDGVSLDDEFSVVRLFLTKLKSELKSLINRTKQLESTQEHASIKIQASERELASCHTVVSQYQVKIRSLTECVQKAEETRRALEITQHTLEEELTTLRTYESNQDLCELEKKKELLKINRSQQSQCPLIEGPRETPSDMLVQLREEFNNKQKMLNELKELNETLVLEQKRLQFEYETLRVQEQEKEIRLQELTMSNEKMENITDELRDFEETLARQLQSLHNLRKMFVQDLTTRVKKSNGPDREDGGGRVLHKHKISFLENNLEQLTKVHKQMMRENSELRCDLPKLEKRVCVMTERVKALECALREAKQRASRERSLYRQEVDRIKDAIRAKNMACCGHATLTAKPIRAGHHHTFSAGRGGPIVYSYHHV; translated from the exons ATGGCGCAGGAGTGCGGAGTCAGAGTGCTGTGTCGGTTCAGACCTCTGAACGAGTCAGAGGTCAAGAGAGGAAGCAAACACATCAGATATGGAGGCAGTGACACGGTGGTGGTCAGT ggtaaGCCTTATATGTTTGACCAGGTTTTTCCACCCAACACCACACAGGAGCAGGTTTATGAATCCTGTGCTAAAGACACTGTCAGAG atgttctgagtggcTACAACGGCACCATATTCACCTACGGCCAAACTTCATCTGGGAAAACGCACACTATGGAG GGAAGGCTCCATGACCCTCAGATGATGGGAATAATTCCTCGTATCGCTCACGATATTTTCGATCACATTTACTCCATGCAGGAGAACCTCGAGTTCCATATCAAG GTTTCCTACTTCGAAATCTATTTGGAGAAAATCAGGGATTTGTTGGACG TGTCGAAGACCAACCTGGCGGTCCATGAGAATAAAAATCGTGTTCCATACGTAAAG ggttGTACCGAGCGCTTTGTCTCCAGTCCAGAGGAAATGATGGAAGTGATAGATGATGGAAAAGCAAACCGACACGTAGCAGTAACCA atatgaaCGAGCACAGCTCCCGTAGCCACAGCATCTTCCTCATCAATATCAAGCAGGAGCACCTGGATACAGCGCATAAGCTCACAGGGAAACTCTACCTGGTCGACCTGGCTGGCAGCGAGAAG GTCAGTAAAACCGGTGCTGCAGGAACGGTGCTGGATGAAGCGAGAATGATCAACAAGTCTCTCTCAGCTCTTGGCAATGTGATCTCCGCTCTGGCCGAGGGGACT aaaacCCACGTGCCGTACCGTGACAGTAAGATGACTCGGATCCTCCAGGATTCTCTGGGTGGAAACTGCAggaccaccatcatcatctgctgctctccatctttctctaaCGAGGCCGAGACGAGGTCCACGCTCCTCTTCGGTCAAAG AGCAAAGAGCATCAGAAACACGGTGTGTGTGAATTTGGAGCTGACGGCTGAAGAGTGGAAGAAGAAATACGACAAGGAGAAACAGAAAGGAGTCGATATGAGGGAGCTCGTAGAGAAACTGCAGACAGAGCTCCATCACTGGAGGATTG gtGTGTGCATACCTGTGATGGAGCAGTTGAGTgacaaaaaacaggaagtgcccTGTGAGCACACGGCGATCGCCAGGAATGGATTAGCAGCCGATGTCCTGGAGAGCGTTCAGTACGAGGAGAACATCAACAACCTGTACAAGCTACTGGatgataag GATGAAGAAATTAATCTCCAGACACAACTGGTGGAGAAAATGAGGTTGCAGCTGGAAGTGCAGGAAGAG ATCTTGGCATCGTCACAGCAGGACTGCGCTCGCGTTCAGGGGGAGCTTTGTTCTCTGCAGAGAGACAACCAGGAGATGAGGggggaggtgagggaggtgcTGGGTGCGCTGGAGGAACTTGCCCTGAAGTGCGACGAGAAGAGTCGAGAGGTGTCCAGCTTGACCCTCACCGACCACAGGCTGAGCGAGCAGCTGGTCGTGAAGAAC gagatgCTAGAAGCCACTCAGAGTGAGATAGAAGAGTTGCAGGAACTCGACGCTGTTCAGAAGAGGAGGACGGTGGATGTTCTGCGTGTGCTGCTCAGAGATCTGGGTGACATGGGAACCACCATCTGTGTTCAGGAAATCAAAATG GTGTGTGAGGATGGGGTCTCTTTAGACGATGAGTTCTCAGTGGTTCGGCTTTTCCTCACTAAGCTCAAGTCTGAACTGAAAAGCCTCATCAATCGCACCAAACAGTTAGAGTCCACCCAAGAGCACGCGTCCATCAAGATCCAGGCCAGTGAGAGAGAGCTTGCATCCTGTCACACAGTCGTCTCTCAG TACCAGGTGAAGATCAGGTCTTTGACCGAGTGTGTGCAGAAAGCCGAGGAGACGAGGAGAGCGCTGGAGATCACGCAGCACACGCTTGAAGAAGAATTGACCACACTTCGTACGTACG AAAGCAACCAGGATTTGTGTGagctggagaaaaagaaagagctcCTAAAGATAAACCGATCGCAGCAGAGCCAG tgtccACTGATTGAGGGTCCTAGAGAGACTCCATCAGATATGTTGGTTCAATTACGTGAGGAGTTCAACAACAAACAGAAGATGCTGAACGAACTAAAGGA gTTAAACGAGACTTTGGTCCTGGAGCAGAAAAGGCTTCAGTTTGAATATGAAACCCTGAGGGTTCAAGAGCAGGAGAAAGAAATCAGACTACAGGAACTAAC CATGTCTAATGAGAAGATGGAGAACATCACTGACGAGCTGAGAGACTTCGAAGAGACACTG GCTCGACAGCTGCAGTCTTTACATAATTTGAGGAAGATGTTTGTGCAGGATCTGACCACACGTGTCAAAAAG AGCAACGGGCCAGACCGTGAGGATGGAGGAGGCCGCGTGTTACATAAACATAAGATCTCTTTCCTGGAGAACAATCTGGAACAGCTCACCAAAGTCCATAAACAG ATGATGCGAGAAAACTCAGAGCTGCGCTGTGATCTTCCCAAACTggagaagcgtgtgtgtgtgatgacggAGCGAGTGAAGGCTCTGGAGTGCGCACTCAGAGAAGCCAAACAGAGAGCATCACGAGAGCGTAGCCTCTACAGGCAGGAGGTGGACCGCATCAAAGACGCAATACGAGCCAAGAACATGGCCTGCTGCGGACACGCCACTCTGACCG ctaAGCCTATTCGTGCTGGCCACCATCACACCTTCTCTGCTGGGAGAGGAGGACCGATCGTCTATAGCTATCACCATGTTTaa
- the LOC131361219 gene encoding kinesin heavy chain-like isoform X2 — MAQECGVRVLCRFRPLNESEVKRGSKHIRYGGSDTVVVSGKPYMFDQVFPPNTTQEQVYESCAKDTVRDVLSGYNGTIFTYGQTSSGKTHTMEGRLHDPQMMGIIPRIAHDIFDHIYSMQENLEFHIKVSYFEIYLEKIRDLLDVSKTNLAVHENKNRVPYVKGCTERFVSSPEEMMEVIDDGKANRHVAVTNMNEHSSRSHSIFLINIKQEHLDTAHKLTGKLYLVDLAGSEKVSKTGAAGTVLDEARMINKSLSALGNVISALAEGTKTHVPYRDSKMTRILQDSLGGNCRTTIIICCSPSFSNEAETRSTLLFGQRAKSIRNTVCVNLELTAEEWKKKYDKEKQKGVDMRELVEKLQTELHHWRIGVCIPVMEQLSDKKQEVPCEHTAIARNGLAADVLESVQYEENINNLYKLLDDKDEEINLQTQLVEKMRLQLEVQEEILASSQQDCARVQGELCSLQRDNQEMRGEVREVLGALEELALKCDEKSREVSSLTLTDHRLSEQLVVKNEMLEATQSEIEELQELDAVQKRRTVDVLRVLLRDLGDMGTTICVQEIKMVCEDGVSLDDEFSVVRLFLTKLKSELKSLINRTKQLESTQEHASIKIQASERELASCHTVVSQYQVKIRSLTECVQKAEETRRALEITQHTLEEELTTLQSNQDLCELEKKKELLKINRSQQSQCPLIEGPRETPSDMLVQLREEFNNKQKMLNELKELNETLVLEQKRLQFEYETLRVQEQEKEIRLQELTMSNEKMENITDELRDFEETLARQLQSLHNLRKMFVQDLTTRVKKSNGPDREDGGGRVLHKHKISFLENNLEQLTKVHKQMMRENSELRCDLPKLEKRVCVMTERVKALECALREAKQRASRERSLYRQEVDRIKDAIRAKNMACCGHATLTAKPIRAGHHHTFSAGRGGPIVYSYHHV; from the exons ATGGCGCAGGAGTGCGGAGTCAGAGTGCTGTGTCGGTTCAGACCTCTGAACGAGTCAGAGGTCAAGAGAGGAAGCAAACACATCAGATATGGAGGCAGTGACACGGTGGTGGTCAGT ggtaaGCCTTATATGTTTGACCAGGTTTTTCCACCCAACACCACACAGGAGCAGGTTTATGAATCCTGTGCTAAAGACACTGTCAGAG atgttctgagtggcTACAACGGCACCATATTCACCTACGGCCAAACTTCATCTGGGAAAACGCACACTATGGAG GGAAGGCTCCATGACCCTCAGATGATGGGAATAATTCCTCGTATCGCTCACGATATTTTCGATCACATTTACTCCATGCAGGAGAACCTCGAGTTCCATATCAAG GTTTCCTACTTCGAAATCTATTTGGAGAAAATCAGGGATTTGTTGGACG TGTCGAAGACCAACCTGGCGGTCCATGAGAATAAAAATCGTGTTCCATACGTAAAG ggttGTACCGAGCGCTTTGTCTCCAGTCCAGAGGAAATGATGGAAGTGATAGATGATGGAAAAGCAAACCGACACGTAGCAGTAACCA atatgaaCGAGCACAGCTCCCGTAGCCACAGCATCTTCCTCATCAATATCAAGCAGGAGCACCTGGATACAGCGCATAAGCTCACAGGGAAACTCTACCTGGTCGACCTGGCTGGCAGCGAGAAG GTCAGTAAAACCGGTGCTGCAGGAACGGTGCTGGATGAAGCGAGAATGATCAACAAGTCTCTCTCAGCTCTTGGCAATGTGATCTCCGCTCTGGCCGAGGGGACT aaaacCCACGTGCCGTACCGTGACAGTAAGATGACTCGGATCCTCCAGGATTCTCTGGGTGGAAACTGCAggaccaccatcatcatctgctgctctccatctttctctaaCGAGGCCGAGACGAGGTCCACGCTCCTCTTCGGTCAAAG AGCAAAGAGCATCAGAAACACGGTGTGTGTGAATTTGGAGCTGACGGCTGAAGAGTGGAAGAAGAAATACGACAAGGAGAAACAGAAAGGAGTCGATATGAGGGAGCTCGTAGAGAAACTGCAGACAGAGCTCCATCACTGGAGGATTG gtGTGTGCATACCTGTGATGGAGCAGTTGAGTgacaaaaaacaggaagtgcccTGTGAGCACACGGCGATCGCCAGGAATGGATTAGCAGCCGATGTCCTGGAGAGCGTTCAGTACGAGGAGAACATCAACAACCTGTACAAGCTACTGGatgataag GATGAAGAAATTAATCTCCAGACACAACTGGTGGAGAAAATGAGGTTGCAGCTGGAAGTGCAGGAAGAG ATCTTGGCATCGTCACAGCAGGACTGCGCTCGCGTTCAGGGGGAGCTTTGTTCTCTGCAGAGAGACAACCAGGAGATGAGGggggaggtgagggaggtgcTGGGTGCGCTGGAGGAACTTGCCCTGAAGTGCGACGAGAAGAGTCGAGAGGTGTCCAGCTTGACCCTCACCGACCACAGGCTGAGCGAGCAGCTGGTCGTGAAGAAC gagatgCTAGAAGCCACTCAGAGTGAGATAGAAGAGTTGCAGGAACTCGACGCTGTTCAGAAGAGGAGGACGGTGGATGTTCTGCGTGTGCTGCTCAGAGATCTGGGTGACATGGGAACCACCATCTGTGTTCAGGAAATCAAAATG GTGTGTGAGGATGGGGTCTCTTTAGACGATGAGTTCTCAGTGGTTCGGCTTTTCCTCACTAAGCTCAAGTCTGAACTGAAAAGCCTCATCAATCGCACCAAACAGTTAGAGTCCACCCAAGAGCACGCGTCCATCAAGATCCAGGCCAGTGAGAGAGAGCTTGCATCCTGTCACACAGTCGTCTCTCAG TACCAGGTGAAGATCAGGTCTTTGACCGAGTGTGTGCAGAAAGCCGAGGAGACGAGGAGAGCGCTGGAGATCACGCAGCACACGCTTGAAGAAGAATTGACCACACTTC AAAGCAACCAGGATTTGTGTGagctggagaaaaagaaagagctcCTAAAGATAAACCGATCGCAGCAGAGCCAG tgtccACTGATTGAGGGTCCTAGAGAGACTCCATCAGATATGTTGGTTCAATTACGTGAGGAGTTCAACAACAAACAGAAGATGCTGAACGAACTAAAGGA gTTAAACGAGACTTTGGTCCTGGAGCAGAAAAGGCTTCAGTTTGAATATGAAACCCTGAGGGTTCAAGAGCAGGAGAAAGAAATCAGACTACAGGAACTAAC CATGTCTAATGAGAAGATGGAGAACATCACTGACGAGCTGAGAGACTTCGAAGAGACACTG GCTCGACAGCTGCAGTCTTTACATAATTTGAGGAAGATGTTTGTGCAGGATCTGACCACACGTGTCAAAAAG AGCAACGGGCCAGACCGTGAGGATGGAGGAGGCCGCGTGTTACATAAACATAAGATCTCTTTCCTGGAGAACAATCTGGAACAGCTCACCAAAGTCCATAAACAG ATGATGCGAGAAAACTCAGAGCTGCGCTGTGATCTTCCCAAACTggagaagcgtgtgtgtgtgatgacggAGCGAGTGAAGGCTCTGGAGTGCGCACTCAGAGAAGCCAAACAGAGAGCATCACGAGAGCGTAGCCTCTACAGGCAGGAGGTGGACCGCATCAAAGACGCAATACGAGCCAAGAACATGGCCTGCTGCGGACACGCCACTCTGACCG ctaAGCCTATTCGTGCTGGCCACCATCACACCTTCTCTGCTGGGAGAGGAGGACCGATCGTCTATAGCTATCACCATGTTTaa
- the LOC131361456 gene encoding methyl-CpG-binding domain protein 5-like, producing the protein MNGGKESERGEGEGQPMPTQVPIGWHRKVESSGVVYISPSGSVLSSLEQVKSYLLTDGTCKCGLECPLILPKVFNFDPGATVKQRTAEDVKADEDVTKLCIHKRKLIAVATLHKSMELPHPSLTLTGPSGGTSAVTSMAPTIQRSATPRAIRNKSHDGLPNSTLPDCKNPFKMMMAAGQRHYSADMSSAQQPEHYSGYPRQRLGSNEPGPKSPYRSGPGGMLSPSSGLQGYGDGSLSPRTDSLGSPDGFARSNPCGYQAAGSPSPIHGNHRTPMSPPGVMIHGSPATQLSCAMAGRTNTPLSPPVPNKSPIMKKPHCNVSYPPNMDMTRAVFHHKPQSAPHPVPPSVMPPTCAVQKKQMTSEKDPLGILDPIPSKPVIQSPMANPSPSNFQPNAHSQVPMMNVNIPPAIVPLPSNLPLPTVKPGPVGHGGHMQRSQHGTATSISPSPVTSPVHMSGPALGRMEASPQRSRSSSTSSEHGSFAMPSGPQVPCGSIKVPPRSPRSSMGSPRPTMPSSPSSKPDTLHQYKDPNQVLSGMNNAISSQHNSMFPPASGGSAPQKNHPGLLGMPLNQIFNQHNSASFPASSLLSAAAKAQLANQNKLGGSSGGIGGSGAGMGVGTGMGAGAGGMGNGSSGLATGSNNGNGGSGMPCPIGGGNSGSRGVEGPSTLNPMLPPSSTILMPMPEGQSGRAALRDKLMAQQRDPLRKRKQPPNASSHDNMVFSMMKPDMSGPRPTCPPPEQMRKVPRLGGLPPNTSMAQLLQSMSNQSSHMARGSRPLPAVGPSQMHFGEGAVPPGMTQQSMQLQQRLHSQSDPMHCPSMESGAQGPPTPFPGMINQIQATAMGNCGPLAQSGQVPLGHPSMGHPSTHPQQLSHVHQQQQGIPHGHIRPNMSCMVPNSNDASCAQAMSDTGNAVALNCSIGNPQMGSIMSSTGHMYQQHQLHPALQSMHRVSPYQTQGHAYSETSFPENNASNSMGCLYQDYQGCMPDGTPISHTQMSSQPGVTSLPAEPGMFQEGQQELRGQNEVTLAAGAGGQGSEQLPGAGTEAVDALYRTAVDTASKGMQVGITTTTAGSSGTQASPVPALRAMTAFTASIGEPHGLPHAVNAVIHGPRGHEGTDVLVQPCARPPPPTRNDRARRSSEQGKCTPDSTDTHDYFRSPGQQWEEPGHAHWRGDEFLECSAQVRSSPCSDGGERAASGTDTNPQCHESSEPAGDGNPGNFRYNQLPLHVNFKERLEQTVERCAHINGGPPLCVRGSYNEPLTGDDQSPSSSTSLEGPLLKDYTHFNGHFNGHCAPSPSDTKSLSSEEELRHPDSPSAELLHYRPRGFNVGELVWPIKGFPPWPNKLVGEEHGHNPSMQLSDQAKVEPEKLKTLTQDLEALNRAAKRNRIAGKLNNHLEAAIQEAMSELDKMSGTVHPMSSRERERQMKLPKPKRRKISR; encoded by the exons ATGAATGGAGgaaaggagagtgagagaggggagggggaggggcagCCTATGCCTACCCAGGTGCCCATTGGCTGGCACCGAAAGGTGGAGTCCTCTGGGGTTGTCTATATCAG TCCCAGTGGATCAGTGCTGTCCAGCCTTGAACAGGTGAAGTCCTACCTTCTCACGGATGGAACCTGTAAGTGTGGCCTGGAGTGTCCACTCATCCTCCCCAAG GTGTTTAATTTTGATCCTGGGGCCACTGTCAAACAGAGGACTGCAGAGGATGTGAAGGCTGATGAGGACGTCACAAAGCTTTGCATCCACAAGAGAAAGCTCATAGCTGTAGCCACTCTGCATAAAAGTATGGAGTTACCGCATCCCTCCTTAACGCTGACTGGTCCCAGTGGAGGCACAA GTGCTGTGACGTCCATGGCCCCTACCATCCAGCGGTCTGCAACCCCTCGAGCAATAAGGAATAAGTCCCACGATGGGCTGCCCAACTCAACACTACCTGACTGTAAGAACCCTTTCAAGATGATGATGGCAGCAGGTCAGCGACACTACTCTGCAGATATGAGCAGTGCTCAGCAGCCAGAGCATTATTCTGGATACCCTCGACAAAGATTGGGCAGTAATGAGCCAGGGCCTAAGTCACCCTACCGAAGTGGACCAGGAGGCATGCTGAGCCCTTCGTCAGGTTTGCAGGGGTATGGGGATGGCTCCCTGTCCCCTAGAACAGACTCTTTGGGTAGTCCAGATGGATTTGCAAGAAGCAATCCCTGTGGCTATCAGGCGGCTGGCAGTCCCAGCCCAATTCATGGTAACCACAGGACACCCATGTCCCCTCCTGGTGTTATGATTCATGGTTCTCCTGCCACTCAGTTGTCCTGTGCCATGGCTGGAAGGACTAACACACCTCTTTCCCCCCCAGTCCCCAACAAAAGCCCTATCATGAAAAAGCCACACTGTAATGTTAGCTACCCACCTAACATGGATATGACCAGAGCAGTATTTCACCATAAGCCCCAGTCTGCACCTCACCCTGTTCCTCCCTCTGTTATGCCCCCCACATGTGCGGTCCAGAAAAAACAGATGACTTCTGAGAAGGACCCTCTGGGAATTTTAGATCCCATTCCCAGCAAACCTGTCATTCAAAGTCCCATGGCAAATCCAAGCCCATCCAACTTCCAGCCCAACGCCCACTCTCAGGTACCAATGATGAATGTAAACATCCCTCCTGCCATTGTCCCGTTGCCAAGCAACCTTCCATTGCCAACGGTGAAGCCTGGGCCAGTTGGTCATGGTGGACACATGCAGAGGTCTCAGCATGGAACAGCCACCTCCATCTCCCCCTCACCAGTGACGTCTCCTGTGCACATGTCTGGGCCAGCACTGGGCCGCATGGAAGCATCTCCACAGCGATCCCGTTCCTCTTCCACCTCATCAGAGCATGGGAGCTTTGCCATGCCCTCAGGGCCTCAGGTCCCATGTGGCAGCATTAAGGTTCCACCACGCTCACCCAGATCCTCCATGGGTTCACCCAGACCCACTATGCCTTCCAGCCCCTCTTCCAAGCCTGACACACTCCATCAGTACAAAGATCCCAACCAAGTTCTGTCTGGAATGAATAATGCGATCAGCAGTCAGCACAACTCCATGTTTCCCCCAGCCTCAGGCGGTAGTGCCCCCCAGAAGAACCACCCTGGACTACTGGGCATGCCTCTTAACCAGATCTTCAACCAACACAATTCTGCCTCTTTCCCTGCCAGTAGTCTACTCTCAGCAGCAGCCAAAGCACAGCTAGCAAATCAAAACAAACTTGGTGGTAGCAGTGGTGGGATAGGTGGCAGTGGTGCTGGTATGGGTGTTGGCACAGGAATGGGTGCAGGGGCTGGTGGAATGGGGAATGGAAGTTCTGGTCTTGCCACTGGTAGTAATAATGGAAATGGTGGCAGTGGGATGCCTTGTCCTATTGGTGGTGGAAATAGTGGTAGCAGGGGTGTTGAAGGGCCCAGCACTTTAAATCCCATGTTGCCACCCAGCTCAACCATTCTAATGCCCATGCCCGAGGGCCAAAGTGGACGTGCGGCTCTGCGAGACAAGCTAATGGCTCAGCAGCGTGATCCTCTTCGTAAGCGCAAGCAACCTCCTAATGCTAGCAGCCATGACAACATGGTCTTCAGCATGATGAAACCGGACATGAGTGGTCCCAGGCCAACTTGCCCTCCTCCGGAGCAAATGAGAAAGGTGCCCCGGCTTGGAGGTCTACCTCCTAACACCTCCATGGCCCAGCTACTCCAGTCGATGAGCAACCAGAGCTCCCACATGGCCAGGGGTAGTCGTCCATTACCTGCAGTTGGCCCTAGTCAGATGCACTTTGGAGAGGGTGCCGTGCCTCCTGGAATGACCCAACAAAGCATGCAGTTACAGCAACGGCTTCACAGTCAGTCAGACCCAATGCACTGTCCGAGCATGGAGTCTGGAGCACAAGGGCCTCCGACTCCATTCCCTGGGATGATTAACCAGATACAAGCCACAGCTATGGGGAACTGTGGACCATTGGCCCAGAGTGGGCAGGTTCCTCTAGGACATCCTTCTATGGGACACCCAAGCACTCACCCACAGCAACTGTCTCATGTACATCAACAGCAACAAGGCATTCCTCATGGACACATCCGGCCGAATATGTCCTGTATGGTACCCAACAGCAATGATGCTAGTTGTGCCCAAGCCATGTCTGACACAG GTAATGCAGTGGCGCTGAACTGCAGTATAGGTAATCCTCAGATGGGCAGCATCATGAGCAGTACAGGACACATGTACCAGCAGCACCAACTGCATCCAGCACTCCAAAGCATGCATAGGGTCTCCCCCTACCAGACCCAGGGGCACGCTTATTCTGAAACATCTTTTCCTGAGAATAATGCCTCCAACAGCATGGGCTGTCTGTACCAGGACTACCAG GGATGCATGCCAGACGGCACCCCGATCTCCCACACGCAGATGAGTTCACAGCCTGGTGTGACATCGCTTCCTGCTGAGCCAGGAATGTTCCAGGAAGGTCAGCAAGAGCTCCGGGGGCAGAATGAGGTCACGTTGGCAGCAGGTGCCGGAGGACAGGGGTCAGAGCAGTTGCCAGGTGCCGGCACGGAGGCGGTTGATGCCCTGTACCGGACTGCAGTGGACACAGCCAGTAAAGGCATGCAAGTGGGTATCACCACGACAACGGCGGGCAGCAGTGGGACACAGGCCAGCCCTGTACCTGCGCTCAGAGCCATGACTGCCTTCACCGCCTCCATCGGAGAGCCGCACGGCTTGCCGCATGCCGTCAACGCCGTCATCCATGGGCCACGCGGGCACGAAGGCACAGACGTGCTGGTGCAGCCCTGCGCTAGACCTCCACCCCCGACTCGAAACGATCGTGCACGCAGAAGCTCCGAGCAGGGCAAGTGCACGCCTGACAGCACGGACACACACGACTACTTCCGCTCGCCCGGGCAGCAGTGGGAAGAGCCTGGTCACGCCCACTGGAGAGGGGATGAGTTTCTGGAATGTTCGGCACAAGTGCGGAGCAGCCCGTGCAGTGACGGCGGAGAGAGGGCAGCGAGTGGCACAGATACGAACCCGCAATGCCACGAGTCGTCTGAGCCGGCAGGTGATGGAAATCCTGGAAACTTCCGGTACAACCAGCTTCCCCTCCACGTCAATTTCAAAGAGCGGCTGGAGCAGACGGTGGAGCGTTGCGCTCACATAAACGGCGGTCCGCCTCTGTGTGTGCGAGGCAGCTATAACGAACCGCTTACAGGTGATGACCAGTCCCCCAGCTCCTCCACCAGCTTGGAGGGACCACTGCTGAAGGACTACACCCACTTCAACGGGCACTTTAATGGGCACTGTGCACCCAGCCCCTCAGACACCAAGAGTCTGAGCAGTGAGGAGGAACTGCGTCACCCGGATTCACCCTCTGCCGAGCTTCTGCACTACCGGCCGAGAGGCTTCAACGTGGGCGAACTTGTCTGGCCAATTAAAGGTTTCCCTCCTTGGCCTAACAAACTAGTAGGGGAGGAGCACGGCCACAATCCCAGCATGCAACTGTCCGACCAGGCCAAG gTGGAGCCTGAGAAGCTGAAAACACTAACCCAGGACCTGGAGGCACTGAACAGAGCTGCCAAGAGGAACAGAAT agcTGGGAAATTGAATAATCATTTAGAAGCTGCTATCCAGGAAGCCATGAGTGAGCTGGACAAGATGTCAGGCACT GTTCATCCAATGTCCTCAAGAGAGCGAGAACGGCAGATGAAACTGCCCAAACCTAAAAGGAGGAAGATCTCCagataa